A genomic stretch from Angustibacter sp. Root456 includes:
- the gatA gene encoding Asp-tRNA(Asn)/Glu-tRNA(Gln) amidotransferase subunit GatA, whose protein sequence is MAAPIAEPSDLTRRSAAELAQALQSGEVSAVEVTQAHLDRIRAVDGAVHAFLHVADEQALAAARAVDERRAAGEPVHALAGVPVAVKDVVATKGLPTTAGSRLLEGWVPPYDATLVERLKGAGMVVLGKTNMDEFAMGSSTEHSAFGPTHNPWDLERIPGGSGGGSAAAVAAFEAPLAIGTDTGGSIRQPAAVTGTVGVKPTYGGVSRYGLIALASSLDQAGPCTRTVLDAALLHEVIGGHDPRDSTSIDGPVPAVVEAARRADVRGLRIGVVRELGGEGYQAGVRTRFDEAVELLTGAGAEVVEVTCPHFEYALAAYYLILPSEASSNLAKFDAMRYGLRVLPEGVDAPTAEQVMAATRDAGFGDEAKRRIILGTYALSSGYYDAYYGQAQKVRTLIARDFEAAFAQADVLISPTAPTTAFRLGEKLDDPLAMYLNDIATIPANLAGVPGMSLPAGLADEDGLPVGVQLLAPATHDHRLYAVGAALEQMLLERWGGPLLSKAPELEVLA, encoded by the coding sequence ATGGCCGCCCCGATCGCCGAGCCCAGCGACCTGACCCGCCGATCGGCGGCCGAGCTGGCGCAGGCGCTGCAGTCGGGCGAGGTGTCGGCCGTGGAGGTGACGCAGGCCCACCTCGACCGCATCCGCGCGGTCGACGGCGCGGTGCACGCGTTCCTGCACGTCGCCGACGAGCAGGCGCTCGCGGCGGCTCGCGCCGTCGATGAGCGGCGGGCGGCCGGTGAGCCGGTGCACGCGCTCGCCGGCGTGCCGGTCGCGGTGAAGGACGTCGTCGCCACGAAGGGCCTGCCGACCACCGCGGGGTCGCGCCTGCTCGAGGGCTGGGTGCCGCCGTACGACGCCACGCTCGTCGAGCGACTCAAGGGCGCCGGCATGGTGGTGCTCGGCAAGACGAACATGGACGAGTTCGCGATGGGCAGCTCCACCGAGCACTCGGCCTTCGGCCCCACCCACAACCCGTGGGACCTCGAGCGCATCCCCGGCGGGTCGGGTGGGGGCTCGGCTGCCGCGGTCGCGGCGTTCGAGGCGCCCCTGGCGATCGGCACCGACACGGGCGGTTCGATCCGTCAGCCGGCGGCCGTCACGGGCACGGTGGGTGTGAAACCCACCTACGGCGGCGTGTCGCGTTACGGCCTCATCGCGTTGGCCAGCAGCCTCGACCAGGCCGGCCCGTGCACCCGCACTGTGCTGGACGCCGCGCTGCTGCACGAGGTCATCGGCGGCCACGACCCGCGCGACTCCACCAGCATCGACGGCCCGGTGCCCGCGGTCGTCGAGGCGGCGCGGCGCGCCGACGTGCGCGGCCTGAGGATCGGCGTCGTCCGCGAGCTCGGTGGCGAGGGCTACCAGGCGGGGGTGCGAACGCGCTTCGACGAGGCGGTCGAGCTGCTCACCGGCGCCGGCGCCGAGGTGGTCGAGGTGACGTGCCCGCACTTCGAGTACGCCCTGGCGGCGTACTACCTCATCCTGCCGAGCGAGGCGAGCAGCAACCTCGCCAAGTTCGACGCCATGCGCTACGGCTTGCGGGTGCTGCCCGAGGGCGTCGACGCGCCGACCGCCGAGCAGGTCATGGCGGCCACGCGCGACGCGGGCTTCGGCGACGAGGCCAAGCGCCGCATCATCCTCGGCACCTACGCGCTGTCGAGCGGCTACTACGACGCCTACTACGGCCAGGCGCAGAAGGTGCGCACGCTCATCGCCCGCGACTTCGAGGCGGCGTTCGCTCAGGCCGACGTCCTGATCTCGCCGACGGCGCCGACGACGGCGTTCCGCCTGGGCGAGAAGCTCGACGACCCGCTCGCCATGTACCTCAACGACATCGCGACGATCCCGGCGAACCTCGCGGGCGTGCCGGGGATGTCGTTGCCGGCCGGCCTGGCCGACGAGGACGGCCTGCCCGTGGGCGTGCAGCTGCTCGCGCCCGCGACGCACGACCACCGGCTGTACGCGGTCGGTGCCGCGCTCGAGCAGATGCTGCTCGAGCGATGGGGCGGCCCGCTGCTGTCGAAGGCCCCTGAGCTGGAGGTGCTCGCGTGA
- a CDS encoding methionine synthase — protein sequence MPAPAAIATGIGSWPGTDVGEALAVIRGELEQLPHLPELPARGQGADLIGRAAARLVGLAVDLQPSGWRLVDRPGRDLARAQAFWREDLERLAEAFDGYAGRLKVQLAGPWTLAASLQLPRGERALTDAGAVRDLVQSSRESGAALVAEVARLVPGADVVLQLDEPSLPAVLDGRLPTVSGYGRVPAIGAPEVREGLAAVLEAARDAGASTVVHCCAEDVPIALLRDSGAGAVSLDVTLLDASGWESVAAAVEAGVGLWAGALPTVGDVPATRQVADVLTARWRDVGLPVRDLAAVVVTPTCGLAGASPAGARAAVRRCTEVAAELTERALA from the coding sequence ATGCCAGCTCCCGCCGCCATCGCGACCGGCATCGGCTCGTGGCCCGGTACGGACGTCGGTGAGGCGCTCGCCGTCATCCGCGGCGAGCTCGAGCAGCTGCCGCACCTACCGGAGCTGCCGGCTCGAGGCCAGGGCGCCGACCTCATCGGCCGCGCGGCCGCTCGGCTGGTCGGGCTGGCGGTCGACCTGCAGCCGTCGGGCTGGCGACTCGTCGACCGCCCGGGCCGCGACCTCGCGCGGGCTCAGGCCTTCTGGCGTGAGGATCTCGAGCGCCTCGCCGAGGCGTTCGACGGCTACGCCGGCCGGCTGAAGGTGCAGCTGGCTGGCCCGTGGACCCTGGCCGCCTCACTGCAGTTGCCGCGCGGGGAGCGCGCGCTCACGGACGCCGGAGCGGTGCGTGACCTCGTCCAGTCCAGCCGCGAATCGGGAGCGGCCCTCGTGGCCGAGGTGGCCCGGCTCGTGCCGGGAGCCGATGTCGTGCTGCAGCTCGACGAGCCGTCGCTGCCTGCGGTGCTCGACGGTCGGCTCCCGACCGTGTCGGGCTACGGCCGGGTGCCCGCGATCGGCGCCCCGGAGGTCCGCGAGGGTCTGGCCGCGGTGCTGGAGGCCGCCCGCGACGCTGGTGCGTCGACCGTCGTGCACTGCTGTGCCGAGGACGTGCCGATCGCGCTGCTGCGCGACAGCGGGGCGGGCGCGGTGTCGCTGGACGTCACCCTGCTCGACGCGTCCGGCTGGGAGTCCGTCGCTGCGGCCGTCGAGGCAGGAGTGGGGCTCTGGGCGGGTGCTCTACCGACGGTGGGCGACGTGCCGGCGACTCGCCAGGTGGCCGACGTCCTGACCGCACGCTGGCGTGACGTCGGCCTGCCGGTGCGAGACCTGGCCGCCGTGGTGGTCACCCCCACGTGCGGGCTCGCCGGTGCCTCGCCGGCCGGTGCTCGCGCCGCCGTGCGACGGTGCACCGAGGTGGCCGCGGAGCTCACCGAGCGCGCCCTCGCCTGA
- a CDS encoding bifunctional diguanylate cyclase/phosphodiesterase: MGAGGDARNSVRSADRPHQLAAYVATVVVAGLAVLVGAAAGLRPGDLWAMPHGQQLALATCFVLVVLGELRPVIGSHVHDPMGVALSATFVFPVLLHFGLLPAAVLHAVATVVAGTVERRAWWRTLFNVGQYTLSVTAGWAVLAALGIHPSLATPWTPTTLLDLLLVGVVALSCFAVNDALVAVAVSLVSGQSPWTALLSDLRFQSMVSSAQFGLGPLVVVLMEHAPAYVVLTIVPMYAIYRSAAASRRSEHQALHDDLTGLANRAMLVLQAEKAIEEALRTGEPCALYLLDLDRFKEVNDVLGHPVGDQVLRSVATRLEGALRPDDLVARLGGDEFAVLARRVPDAASAVVIGERLRTALDAELVIDGQLIDLEGSIGVAMVPDHASEYEVLFSRADVAMYLAKADRAGVQVYDPRRDANSASRIGLISGLRHAIEHGEIELHYQPKARLGDQSVCGVEALVRWNHPVRGVVPPDDFIPVAEQSGLMHRLTEVVLDLALAQVRMWQDAGMDVPVAVNVSFRDLLDMTLAARLADLLTRHGVAPSLLTLEITERVLTADMERARLTLQSLRDLGVRLSLDDFGTGWSSLRLLRELPLAEIKIDRSFVSRAAVVEEDAVVVQATTRLAHGLGLHVVAEGIETAVTWNAIADMACDSAQGWHIARPMPARTATTWLAERLLDGRLADEAPAAHP; the protein is encoded by the coding sequence GTGGGCGCAGGCGGCGACGCGCGCAACAGCGTGCGCTCGGCCGACCGGCCGCACCAGCTGGCGGCCTACGTGGCGACCGTGGTCGTCGCCGGGCTGGCGGTGCTCGTCGGCGCAGCGGCCGGCCTGCGCCCGGGCGACCTGTGGGCCATGCCGCACGGCCAGCAGCTCGCCCTGGCCACCTGCTTCGTCCTGGTGGTGCTGGGCGAGCTGCGGCCGGTGATCGGCTCGCACGTGCACGACCCCATGGGGGTCGCGCTCTCGGCCACGTTCGTGTTCCCCGTGCTGCTGCACTTCGGGCTGCTGCCGGCCGCCGTGCTGCACGCCGTGGCCACCGTGGTCGCCGGAACGGTCGAGCGCAGGGCCTGGTGGCGCACCCTCTTCAACGTCGGCCAGTACACCCTGAGCGTCACCGCGGGCTGGGCGGTGCTCGCGGCCCTCGGCATCCATCCCTCGCTCGCCACCCCGTGGACGCCGACGACGCTGCTGGACCTCCTGCTCGTCGGGGTGGTGGCGTTGTCGTGCTTCGCGGTCAACGACGCGCTCGTCGCCGTCGCGGTCAGCCTGGTCTCGGGCCAGTCGCCGTGGACGGCCCTGCTGTCGGACCTGCGCTTCCAGTCGATGGTGTCGTCGGCGCAGTTCGGCCTCGGGCCGCTCGTCGTGGTCCTGATGGAGCACGCCCCGGCCTACGTCGTCCTGACCATCGTGCCGATGTACGCGATCTACCGCAGCGCCGCCGCCAGCCGGCGCAGCGAGCACCAGGCCCTGCACGACGACCTCACCGGGCTCGCCAACCGCGCGATGCTGGTGCTGCAGGCCGAGAAGGCCATCGAGGAGGCCCTGCGCACCGGTGAGCCGTGCGCGCTCTACCTGCTCGACCTCGACCGGTTCAAGGAGGTCAACGACGTCCTCGGGCACCCGGTCGGAGACCAGGTGCTGCGCAGCGTCGCCACCCGGCTCGAGGGCGCCCTGCGGCCCGACGACCTGGTGGCGCGCCTCGGCGGTGACGAGTTCGCCGTCCTGGCCCGACGGGTGCCCGACGCCGCCAGCGCCGTGGTCATCGGCGAGCGGCTGCGCACGGCCCTGGACGCCGAGCTCGTGATCGACGGCCAGCTGATCGACCTCGAAGGCAGCATCGGCGTCGCGATGGTGCCCGACCACGCCAGCGAGTACGAGGTGCTGTTCTCGCGCGCCGACGTCGCGATGTACCTCGCGAAGGCCGACCGCGCCGGCGTCCAGGTGTACGACCCGCGCCGCGACGCGAACTCGGCGTCGCGCATCGGCCTGATCAGCGGCCTGCGGCACGCCATCGAGCACGGTGAGATCGAGCTGCACTACCAGCCCAAGGCGCGCCTCGGTGACCAGTCGGTGTGCGGCGTCGAGGCGCTGGTGCGGTGGAACCACCCGGTGCGCGGCGTGGTGCCACCGGACGACTTCATCCCCGTGGCCGAGCAGTCCGGCCTCATGCACCGCCTCACCGAGGTCGTGCTCGACCTCGCGCTGGCCCAGGTGCGGATGTGGCAGGACGCCGGCATGGACGTCCCCGTCGCCGTCAACGTGTCGTTCCGCGACCTGCTCGACATGACCCTGGCGGCGCGCCTGGCTGACCTGCTGACCCGGCACGGCGTCGCGCCGTCGCTGCTCACGCTCGAGATCACCGAGCGCGTGCTCACGGCCGACATGGAGCGGGCCCGCCTCACCCTGCAGTCGCTGCGCGACCTCGGCGTGCGGCTCTCGCTCGACGACTTCGGCACCGGCTGGTCGTCGCTGCGGCTGCTGCGCGAGCTGCCCCTGGCCGAGATCAAGATCGACCGCAGCTTCGTCAGCCGGGCGGCCGTCGTCGAGGAGGACGCCGTGGTGGTGCAAGCCACCACGCGCCTCGCCCACGGCCTCGGCCTGCACGTGGTCGCCGAGGGGATCGAGACGGCCGTCACGTGGAACGCCATCGCCGACATGGCGTGCGACAGCGCCCAGGGCTGGCACATCGCCCGGCCGATGCCGGCGCGCACGGCGACGACCTGGCTCGCCGAGCGACTGCTCGACGGACGGCTCGCGGACGAGGCGCCGGCGGCCCACCCCTAG
- the gatC gene encoding Asp-tRNA(Asn)/Glu-tRNA(Gln) amidotransferase subunit GatC has protein sequence MSEPSSHASASPGSDGLSRADVAHLAGLARIEATDAELDRLAGQLGVILESVARVGEVAADDVPPMSHPLPLTNVTRPDVPVPGLTPEQALSGAPESEQQRFRVPRILEED, from the coding sequence ATGTCCGAACCCTCCAGCCATGCCTCCGCAAGCCCCGGCAGCGACGGCCTGAGCCGCGCGGACGTCGCGCACCTGGCCGGTCTGGCCCGCATCGAGGCCACCGACGCCGAGCTCGACCGCCTCGCCGGCCAGCTCGGCGTGATCCTGGAGTCGGTGGCCCGCGTCGGCGAGGTCGCGGCGGACGACGTGCCGCCGATGTCGCACCCGCTGCCGCTCACCAACGTCACGCGGCCAGACGTTCCGGTGCCCGGGCTGACGCCCGAGCAGGCCCTGAGCGGTGCCCCTGAGTCCGAGCAGCAGCGCTTCCGCGTCCCGCGCATCCTGGAGGAGGACTGA
- the gatB gene encoding Asp-tRNA(Asn)/Glu-tRNA(Gln) amidotransferase subunit GatB, with amino-acid sequence MTTTSATSSSSDELLLPYDEAVQRFDPVLGLEVHVELSTATKMFCGCGTAFGAEPNTQVCPVCLGLPGALPVVNEAAVESAIRIGLALHCDITPWGRFARKNYFYPDMPKNFQTSQYDEPIATNGYLDVELDDGTTYRVAIERAHMEEDTGKSLHVGGSTGRIHGAEYSLVDYNRAGIPLIEIVTKPLTGAGERAPEVARAYVATLRDLLRALGVSDVRMEQGSLRCDANVSLRERRDDDQDAVPLGTRTETKNVNSLRSVERAVRYEICRQGARLVAGDVIVQETRHWHEDSGLTTSGRVKSDAEDYRYFPEPDLVPVAPDAAWVEHLRTTLPEPPAQRRRRLQQDWGFTDLEMRDLVNAGATELVEDTVAAGASPAAARKWWSGELARRANAEGQELASLPVTAEQVAQLAGLVESGRINDTIARQVLDGVLAGEGSPEEVVTARGLEVVSDDGALGAAIDRAIEANPDVAEKIRGGKVAAAGALIGAVMKEMRGQADAGRVRELVLERLT; translated from the coding sequence GTGACCACCACGTCCGCCACGAGCTCGTCGTCCGACGAGCTGTTGCTGCCCTACGACGAGGCGGTGCAGCGCTTCGACCCGGTGCTCGGGCTCGAGGTGCACGTCGAGCTGTCGACGGCCACCAAGATGTTCTGCGGCTGCGGCACGGCGTTCGGCGCCGAGCCGAACACCCAGGTGTGCCCGGTGTGCCTCGGCCTGCCCGGCGCCCTGCCGGTGGTCAACGAGGCCGCTGTCGAGTCGGCGATCCGGATCGGCCTGGCCCTGCACTGCGACATCACCCCGTGGGGGCGGTTCGCGCGCAAGAACTACTTCTACCCGGACATGCCGAAGAACTTCCAGACCTCGCAGTACGACGAGCCGATCGCCACCAACGGCTACCTCGACGTCGAGCTGGACGACGGTACGACCTACCGCGTCGCCATCGAGCGCGCCCACATGGAGGAGGACACCGGCAAGTCCCTGCACGTCGGCGGCTCCACCGGACGCATCCACGGCGCGGAGTACTCGCTGGTCGACTACAACCGCGCGGGCATCCCGCTCATCGAGATCGTCACCAAGCCGCTGACCGGTGCGGGGGAGCGGGCGCCGGAGGTGGCGCGCGCGTACGTCGCGACGCTGCGCGACCTGCTGCGCGCGCTCGGCGTCTCCGACGTCCGCATGGAGCAGGGGTCGCTGCGCTGCGACGCGAACGTGTCGCTGCGCGAGCGGCGCGACGACGACCAGGACGCCGTGCCGCTCGGCACCCGCACCGAGACCAAGAACGTCAACTCCCTGCGCAGCGTCGAGCGGGCGGTGCGGTACGAGATCTGCCGCCAGGGCGCCCGGCTGGTGGCTGGCGACGTGATCGTGCAAGAGACTCGGCACTGGCACGAGGACTCCGGCCTCACGACGTCCGGACGCGTGAAGTCCGACGCCGAGGACTACCGGTACTTCCCCGAGCCCGACCTGGTGCCCGTGGCTCCGGACGCCGCCTGGGTGGAGCACCTGCGCACCACGCTGCCGGAGCCGCCGGCGCAGCGCCGCCGCCGGCTGCAGCAGGACTGGGGCTTCACCGACCTGGAGATGCGCGACCTGGTGAACGCCGGCGCCACCGAGCTGGTCGAGGACACCGTCGCCGCCGGCGCCTCACCGGCCGCCGCGCGCAAGTGGTGGTCGGGAGAGCTGGCCCGCCGGGCCAACGCGGAGGGCCAGGAGCTGGCCTCGCTGCCGGTCACGGCCGAGCAGGTCGCCCAGCTGGCGGGGCTGGTGGAGTCCGGCCGGATCAACGACACCATCGCGCGCCAGGTGCTCGACGGCGTGCTCGCCGGCGAGGGCTCGCCGGAGGAGGTCGTCACGGCCCGCGGTCTCGAGGTGGTCTCCGACGACGGTGCCCTCGGTGCCGCCATCGACCGCGCGATCGAGGCCAACCCC
- a CDS encoding immune inhibitor A domain-containing protein — MSALALALSGVTAVSASAASSVPAATKAGTANGKKGDIREPSAEMLKRTPTKKEIAALKAAMPKASRRAAMRTFAAAASKTPPVGTQRVYYVLDDYNGRYIAQTFTLRAVGQHIEAWVQDNLDYPAGDCRNDGNVNVVTDAQVQSLVDEFDTNMLPKESQFFSVAPDRDGSNSPLNTADDPDTAENEASQPFVGDGDKTLALISNVRDANYYAPSTPDGATYIAGFFSPTFNYFYDRNTMTIDSYDWAQRTGANPQPGTDGCGNALTPRPRLYEGTFAHEYQHLLESYASPGETSWMNEGLSDYAQTIVGYVDTTIPYGQTGADSHLNCFYGFSGTSSFPYCGAENSLTEWGDQGSPSILSDYGAAYSMITYIENRFGRDAITFLHNDADRNGLDSLQALLDSKKTHLSVSQFINQWAAMLAVDAFQDDGARLVLNGHYANHGWYGNDDDDRGKSKGHDEGHEKGHGEHHSTTNAYQASQLYAGIDWAWPGSYDSPGAPPNGSDYVQPTRGTKVLSARDLRSLYFKGDATYAPDPLGWTVDANAREGNAALYSGSGNELDRAAVTSVTVPADNPTLTFSTKFNIEQSWDFATVQVSTDGGKTYTSLANADTTSDHDPDAASNIVAQLPGFTGLQTEWKSESFDLSKYAGQTILLSFRYLTDAASEGNNGDPAGWWVDDVTVGGTTVSDGSSVADFKSATQVYPTPVSGWSLQLVGWDDHKKVYLGQVKLRHGAAYLWSHQLRKLLGNAKQVGVIVTVDDPSESATKNALYTLKVNGVTQPGGR; from the coding sequence TTGAGTGCCCTGGCCCTGGCCCTGAGCGGCGTCACCGCCGTCAGCGCCTCGGCCGCCAGCTCGGTACCCGCCGCAACCAAGGCCGGCACCGCGAACGGCAAGAAGGGCGACATCCGCGAACCGTCGGCGGAGATGCTCAAGCGAACGCCGACGAAGAAGGAGATCGCCGCCCTGAAGGCGGCCATGCCGAAGGCTTCCCGGCGGGCGGCCATGCGCACGTTCGCGGCCGCCGCCAGCAAGACGCCGCCGGTCGGCACCCAGCGCGTGTACTACGTGCTGGACGACTACAACGGCCGGTACATCGCGCAGACGTTCACTCTGCGCGCGGTCGGGCAGCACATCGAGGCCTGGGTGCAGGACAACCTGGACTACCCGGCCGGCGACTGCCGTAACGACGGCAACGTCAACGTCGTCACCGACGCGCAGGTGCAGTCACTGGTCGACGAGTTCGACACCAACATGCTGCCCAAGGAGTCGCAGTTCTTCTCCGTCGCGCCCGACCGCGATGGCAGCAACTCACCCTTGAACACCGCAGACGACCCCGACACTGCGGAGAACGAGGCCTCCCAGCCGTTCGTCGGCGACGGTGACAAGACGCTCGCGCTGATCTCCAACGTCCGCGACGCCAACTACTACGCGCCGAGCACCCCGGACGGCGCGACGTACATCGCGGGCTTCTTCTCGCCCACGTTCAACTACTTCTACGACCGCAACACCATGACGATCGACAGCTACGACTGGGCGCAGCGCACCGGCGCGAACCCCCAGCCGGGCACCGACGGTTGCGGCAACGCCCTCACCCCGCGCCCGCGGCTGTACGAGGGCACGTTCGCCCACGAGTACCAGCACCTGCTGGAGTCCTACGCGTCGCCGGGTGAGACCTCGTGGATGAACGAGGGCCTGTCGGACTACGCGCAGACGATCGTCGGGTACGTCGACACGACGATTCCCTACGGCCAGACCGGCGCCGACAGCCACCTCAACTGCTTCTACGGCTTCTCGGGCACCAGCTCCTTCCCGTACTGCGGTGCGGAGAACTCGCTGACGGAGTGGGGTGACCAGGGCAGTCCCTCGATCCTCAGCGACTACGGCGCTGCCTACTCGATGATCACCTACATCGAGAACCGCTTCGGCCGTGACGCCATCACGTTCTTGCACAACGACGCTGACCGCAACGGCCTCGACTCGCTGCAGGCGCTGCTCGACAGCAAGAAGACGCACCTGTCGGTGAGCCAGTTCATCAACCAGTGGGCGGCCATGCTCGCCGTCGACGCCTTCCAGGACGACGGCGCGCGCCTGGTCCTGAACGGCCACTACGCGAACCACGGGTGGTACGGCAACGACGACGACGACCGTGGCAAGAGCAAGGGCCACGACGAGGGCCACGAGAAGGGCCACGGCGAGCACCACTCGACGACGAACGCCTACCAGGCGAGCCAGCTCTACGCCGGCATCGACTGGGCCTGGCCGGGCTCGTACGACTCGCCGGGCGCTCCGCCCAACGGCTCGGACTACGTGCAGCCGACCCGCGGCACCAAGGTGCTGAGCGCTCGCGACCTGCGCAGCCTGTACTTCAAGGGTGACGCCACCTACGCCCCCGACCCGCTCGGCTGGACGGTGGACGCCAACGCCCGCGAGGGCAACGCGGCCCTCTACTCCGGGAGCGGCAACGAGCTCGACCGGGCCGCGGTGACCAGCGTGACCGTACCGGCCGACAACCCGACGCTGACCTTCTCGACGAAGTTCAACATCGAGCAGAGCTGGGACTTCGCGACGGTGCAGGTCTCCACCGACGGTGGCAAGACCTACACCTCGCTCGCCAACGCTGACACCACGAGCGACCACGACCCCGATGCGGCGAGCAACATCGTCGCCCAGCTCCCGGGCTTCACCGGTCTGCAGACCGAGTGGAAGTCGGAGTCGTTCGACCTGTCGAAGTACGCGGGTCAGACGATCCTGCTGTCGTTCCGCTACCTGACCGATGCGGCGTCAGAAGGCAACAACGGCGACCCGGCCGGCTGGTGGGTCGACGACGTCACGGTCGGCGGCACCACGGTCTCCGACGGCTCGTCGGTGGCTGACTTCAAGTCCGCGACGCAGGTCTACCCGACCCCCGTCAGCGGCTGGAGCCTGCAGCTCGTCGGCTGGGACGACCACAAGAAGGTCTACCTCGGCCAGGTCAAGCTGCGGCACGGTGCGGCGTACCTCTGGTCGCACCAGCTGCGCAAGCTGCTCGGCAACGCCAAGCAGGTGGGCGTCATCGTGACGGTTGACGACCCGAGCGAGTCCGCCACCAAGAACGCGCTGTACACCCTCAAGGTGAACGGCGTGACCCAGCCCGGCGGTCGCTGA
- the ligA gene encoding NAD-dependent DNA ligase LigA has product MTCVSETTARHPTKQTTAASSDEHLPDDVRHRWAELAEQIEGHRFAYYVREAPTVSDGEFDALLRELEQLEDAHPGLRTPDSPTQVVGGTFSTEFTAVDHLERMLSLDNVFSIEELRAWCDRVVRDAGSSAGRAIAWLCELKIDGLAIDLVYERGRLVRAATRGDGRTGEDVTLNVRTLRGVPSQLEGDDVPELVEVRGEVYFPTADFAELNAALVEAGRAPFANPRNAASGSLRQKDPKVTASRPLRLIVHGIGARRGFEQHGIELSTQSQAYELLARWGLPVSPRTRVVSEVEEVLAYVAHHGEHRHDVEHEIDGVVVKVDALSVQRRLGSTSRAPRWAIAYKYPPEEVNTTLLDIRVNVGRTGRVTPYAVMEPVLVSGSTVEMATLHNADEVRRKGVLIGDTVVLRKAGDVIPEVLGPVVALRPDDAREFVMPTHCPSCGTELRPQREGDVDIRCPNSRSCPAQLRERLFHVASRGAFDIEAMGWEAAQALLDAGVVHDEGDVFGLTADDLRQVPLYTRKDGELTANGAKLLANLEQARSQPLWRVLVALSIRHVGPTAARALATELGSIEAIRSATQEQLAAVEGVGPVIAEAVREWFEVDWHRDVVEKWARAGVRMADERDASVPRTLEGLTIVVTGSLEGFSRDEAKEAILARGGKASGSVSKKTSFVVVGESPGSKHDKAVQLGVPVLDEAGFRQLLEQGPPPSVD; this is encoded by the coding sequence ATGACGTGCGTGAGCGAGACCACCGCGCGGCACCCGACGAAGCAGACCACGGCCGCGAGCAGCGACGAGCACCTCCCGGACGACGTCCGGCACCGCTGGGCCGAGCTGGCCGAGCAGATCGAGGGGCACCGCTTCGCCTACTACGTCCGCGAGGCGCCGACGGTCAGCGACGGCGAGTTCGACGCCCTGCTGCGCGAGCTCGAGCAGCTCGAGGACGCCCATCCCGGCCTGCGCACGCCCGACAGCCCCACCCAGGTGGTCGGTGGGACCTTCTCGACTGAGTTCACCGCGGTCGACCACCTCGAGCGGATGCTGAGCCTCGACAACGTCTTCAGCATCGAGGAGCTCCGCGCGTGGTGCGACCGCGTCGTGCGCGACGCCGGCAGCTCGGCAGGCAGGGCCATCGCGTGGCTGTGCGAGCTGAAGATCGACGGCCTGGCCATCGACCTGGTCTACGAGCGTGGCCGCCTGGTGCGCGCCGCCACCCGCGGCGACGGGCGTACCGGCGAGGACGTCACCTTGAACGTGCGCACGCTGCGCGGCGTCCCGAGCCAGCTCGAGGGCGACGACGTGCCCGAGCTCGTCGAGGTGCGCGGCGAGGTGTACTTCCCGACCGCCGACTTCGCTGAGCTCAACGCGGCGCTGGTCGAGGCCGGCCGGGCGCCGTTCGCCAACCCGCGCAACGCGGCGTCGGGCTCGCTGCGACAGAAGGACCCCAAGGTCACGGCGTCGCGCCCGCTGCGCCTGATCGTGCACGGCATCGGTGCTCGTCGCGGGTTCGAGCAGCACGGCATCGAGCTGTCCACGCAGTCCCAGGCGTACGAGCTGCTCGCGCGGTGGGGCCTGCCGGTCAGCCCGCGCACGCGCGTGGTATCGGAGGTCGAGGAGGTGCTCGCCTACGTCGCGCACCACGGCGAGCACCGGCACGACGTCGAGCACGAGATCGACGGCGTCGTCGTGAAGGTCGACGCGCTCTCGGTGCAACGCCGGCTCGGCTCGACCAGCCGCGCGCCCCGGTGGGCCATCGCGTACAAGTACCCCCCCGAAGAGGTCAACACCACGCTGCTCGACATCCGGGTCAACGTGGGGCGCACCGGCCGCGTCACGCCGTACGCGGTGATGGAGCCGGTGCTCGTCTCCGGATCCACGGTCGAGATGGCGACGCTGCACAACGCCGACGAGGTACGCCGCAAGGGCGTGCTGATCGGCGACACCGTCGTGCTGCGCAAGGCCGGCGACGTCATCCCCGAGGTGCTCGGTCCGGTCGTGGCGCTGCGGCCGGATGACGCCCGCGAGTTCGTCATGCCGACGCACTGCCCGAGCTGCGGCACCGAGCTGCGCCCGCAGCGCGAGGGCGACGTCGACATCCGCTGCCCCAACTCCAGGTCGTGCCCGGCCCAGCTGCGCGAGCGGCTGTTCCACGTCGCCTCCCGCGGTGCCTTCGACATCGAGGCCATGGGCTGGGAGGCCGCGCAGGCACTGCTCGACGCCGGCGTGGTGCACGACGAGGGCGACGTGTTCGGGCTCACCGCCGACGACCTGCGCCAGGTGCCGCTCTACACCCGCAAGGACGGCGAGCTCACGGCGAACGGCGCCAAGCTGCTCGCGAACCTCGAGCAGGCGAGGTCCCAGCCGCTGTGGCGCGTGCTCGTGGCGCTGTCCATCCGCCACGTCGGCCCCACGGCCGCCCGAGCCCTCGCGACCGAGCTGGGCAGCATCGAGGCGATCCGCTCCGCCACGCAGGAGCAGCTCGCCGCCGTCGAGGGCGTCGGCCCCGTCATCGCCGAGGCGGTCCGCGAGTGGTTCGAGGTCGACTGGCACCGCGACGTGGTCGAGAAGTGGGCGCGGGCCGGCGTGCGCATGGCCGACGAGCGCGACGCGTCCGTGCCGCGCACGCTCGAGGGCCTCACCATCGTCGTGACCGGTTCGCTCGAGGGCTTCAGCCGTGACGAGGCCAAGGAGGCGATCCTGGCTCGCGGCGGCAAGGCCTCAGGGAGCGTGTCGAAGAAGACGTCGTTCGTCGTCGTGGGGGAGAGCCCGGGCAGCAAGCACGACAAGGCCGTGCAGCTCGGCGTGCCCGTGCTCGACGAGGCCGGCTTCCGACAGCTGCTCGAGCAGGGGCCACCGCCGAGCGTCGACTGA